Proteins encoded in a region of the Mariprofundus ferrinatatus genome:
- a CDS encoding dihydroorotate dehydrogenase electron transfer subunit: protein MANEHHGTIFEEQAEVLAHVGHPGDQFVLRVLAPKTAAKAKPGQFVHLRVSDERPLRRPISIMLTDPERGTVDLLYKAIGEGTQLLSGRKVGDTIPMLGPIGRPFDLSDSSRRYVLVGGGVGIPPMIFAAMSIYGESDCVVFAGSEVEFPFALKPSTMLLPGVSGNAILAIRSLEERGIPSRLASNAGLYGCYEGHVPNLARDYLAALDEAERSRCVLLSCGPHPMLHAVARVGREFDLPTYLSLEEHMACGIGGCAGCVVKTIEAGEEKYRRVCVDGPVFEAGLLPEFA, encoded by the coding sequence GTGGCTAACGAACATCACGGAACCATTTTTGAAGAACAGGCCGAAGTGCTGGCGCATGTCGGCCATCCGGGCGATCAGTTTGTGCTCAGGGTTCTGGCGCCGAAAACGGCTGCCAAAGCGAAGCCTGGGCAGTTTGTGCACCTGCGCGTATCCGATGAGAGGCCACTGCGCCGCCCGATCTCGATCATGCTCACCGATCCCGAGCGTGGCACCGTCGATCTGCTGTACAAGGCGATCGGTGAGGGAACGCAGCTGCTCTCCGGGCGCAAGGTGGGCGACACCATTCCGATGCTCGGACCGATCGGCCGGCCATTCGATCTCTCGGACAGCTCAAGGCGTTATGTGCTGGTCGGCGGCGGAGTTGGTATTCCGCCGATGATTTTTGCCGCCATGAGTATTTACGGTGAAAGCGATTGTGTGGTCTTTGCCGGTTCAGAAGTTGAATTCCCGTTTGCGCTGAAGCCGTCGACGATGCTGCTCCCGGGCGTGAGCGGCAACGCGATTCTGGCAATCCGTTCGCTTGAGGAGCGAGGTATTCCGTCGCGTCTTGCCTCCAATGCAGGGCTCTACGGATGCTACGAGGGGCATGTGCCGAACCTTGCACGCGACTACCTGGCAGCCCTTGATGAGGCGGAGCGCAGCCGTTGCGTGCTGCTCTCGTGCGGTCCGCACCCGATGCTGCATGCGGTGGCGCGGGTCGGTCGCGAGTTTGATCTGCCGACCTATTTGAGCCTTGAGGAGCACATGGCCTGCGGCATCGGCGGTTGCGCCGGCTGTGTGGTCAAAACCATTGAGGCGGGCGAAGAGAAGTATCGCCGTGTCTGCGTTGACGGGCCGGTGTTCGAGGCAGGGCTGCTTCCCGAATTTGCATGA
- a CDS encoding translocation/assembly module TamB domain-containing protein has translation MRRWFMVALAAALALLLFTSTGLWFWLGSDAGRQWVASEVALFSDGNIEIRGLLGHPLSHLSADTVVVKSASMQTVASTVTLEWSPWRLLAGDLSVALLRVEKIDLQKQERAAGEDDGAAGLPPITLRLNRMRIAEVAIGQNGSSEVRARDIQVDRLRLSGSLSGSLQASLNEGELAANLSGSPGRWQARGSLQSKASGSASVELTGKRLQSGMVKLKAETNSASGEIEASWRRSKQELKGDGKLHISSDRGTVDGIWSLTAPQSFERGHLDMHSSLAAESLLSRQMELDITADWSVNGLLATAEERKHGLRVDLNYAGEQLQGLMTLTGWDSPLKNAAGQLSGQVNGSWQAGSGSWQLKGHIDEGRLAGLVARMRLDGEGDAQNWRLAGADIQALGVNLRLSGQGDADRFALQGRLEGSDISPALKLAGLREGGGSLHGQFTLQGGYAQPKLAMHAVATKLQLETVAIESAKLTADHLSGVASYHLSTSAVSLSGRQEMESLKVDARHENDDVVFSWVSQGRLQSSATFSGKVSGPAKISGVISSLRISYSGSQLLLADRLPFSIDGDRVQLERSALQLMGGKGSALFAMTADKVSGQLDAKGMTLSGNEPWMSAMPLRFAGTADLTLSLSGLPGAPTAALRLASQALKLSHPIYAGEDGRALLLSDASANLDCSKSRLVWQVRAKAPAEGTLAGSGSSALLFTLRPWQFTFPEGEAGSGALSLRLERLSHIQPLVPRIDPIEGRSDIDLKWSTPFGVSSLRGGGSITLDAIGVPEFGLEMQGGVKASIAKGVPVIDLRLQGGDGEMVIKGEVDIENRTMPEIRFRRFPLMQLPDQQLVVNGTISASEKQKVSLISGDLEVIHMRLEIPDPVPGVTEDLIWEAASDSKADRKKAPLSKIDVELNLSGDSEIYGRGMSLKPKGTLHLGGSLSQPRLTGVLEISSGKIEFRSVKLDILAGSRVVFSGDPKRPVIQIRAARKTGDITAGVIVEGPADQINTRLYSEPAMSNAEIFSYIATGRPLASLGTDSAGDMMTAAEFILGPGTMMQEVQGQVQQVTGLDIFELGGDASGGQIRAGRKLSDDITLTVEQIVAKEPSTAVTLEFMLTQSVSIFARQAMDLAPKMGLRYSKEWFGSMKPEPQEKQ, from the coding sequence ATGCGGCGCTGGTTTATGGTTGCTTTGGCAGCTGCGCTGGCGCTTCTTCTGTTCACCTCAACAGGGCTCTGGTTCTGGCTGGGGAGTGATGCGGGACGGCAGTGGGTGGCCAGTGAGGTGGCATTGTTCAGCGATGGCAACATCGAGATTCGCGGCCTGCTCGGCCATCCGCTGTCACATCTCTCTGCCGATACAGTCGTGGTGAAAAGCGCATCCATGCAGACGGTGGCTTCAACTGTCACGCTGGAGTGGTCGCCATGGCGATTGCTGGCGGGTGACCTCTCTGTTGCGCTATTGAGGGTGGAAAAAATCGATCTGCAGAAGCAGGAGCGTGCTGCCGGAGAGGATGATGGCGCGGCCGGTCTGCCACCCATTACCCTGCGCCTTAACCGGATGCGTATTGCCGAGGTGGCGATCGGACAGAATGGCAGCAGTGAAGTCCGGGCGCGGGATATTCAGGTTGATCGGCTACGCCTCTCAGGCTCCCTTTCAGGCTCACTGCAGGCAAGTCTTAACGAAGGGGAGCTTGCCGCAAACCTGTCCGGCTCACCGGGCCGATGGCAGGCCAGAGGCAGCCTGCAGAGCAAAGCATCCGGATCAGCCAGCGTCGAGCTAACGGGCAAGCGGCTGCAGAGTGGCATGGTGAAGCTGAAGGCGGAAACCAATAGCGCAAGCGGAGAGATAGAGGCGAGCTGGAGAAGGTCGAAACAGGAGCTGAAGGGCGACGGCAAGCTCCATATCTCCAGCGATCGTGGGACGGTTGATGGCATATGGTCGTTAACTGCGCCGCAATCATTTGAGCGGGGGCATCTGGATATGCACAGCAGCCTCGCCGCTGAGTCGCTGCTGAGCAGGCAGATGGAGCTGGATATCACTGCAGACTGGTCCGTAAACGGCCTGTTGGCCACTGCAGAGGAGCGTAAGCATGGACTCAGAGTCGACCTGAACTATGCCGGTGAACAGCTGCAGGGGCTGATGACGCTGACAGGGTGGGATTCGCCTCTGAAAAATGCAGCTGGCCAGCTGAGCGGGCAGGTGAACGGTTCCTGGCAGGCCGGGAGCGGCAGCTGGCAGCTCAAGGGTCATATCGATGAGGGAAGACTGGCCGGACTTGTTGCCCGGATGCGACTCGATGGCGAAGGCGACGCTCAGAACTGGAGGCTGGCGGGGGCCGATATCCAGGCGCTTGGGGTTAACCTCAGGCTCAGCGGGCAGGGAGATGCTGATCGATTTGCACTGCAGGGAAGGCTGGAGGGGTCGGATATATCGCCTGCGCTGAAACTTGCTGGTCTGCGGGAGGGGGGCGGTAGCCTGCATGGCCAATTCACCCTGCAGGGAGGCTATGCTCAACCGAAGCTGGCCATGCATGCAGTGGCAACGAAATTGCAGCTGGAAACCGTGGCTATCGAGTCGGCCAAACTGACTGCGGATCACCTGTCCGGTGTGGCTTCGTATCATCTGAGCACATCTGCAGTGTCGCTCAGTGGCAGGCAGGAGATGGAGAGCCTGAAGGTCGATGCACGACATGAAAATGATGATGTGGTGTTCAGCTGGGTCTCGCAGGGCAGATTGCAGAGCAGCGCAACGTTCAGCGGTAAGGTTTCAGGACCGGCAAAGATTTCTGGCGTCATCAGCAGCTTGCGCATCAGCTACTCGGGCAGCCAGCTGCTGCTGGCTGATCGTTTACCGTTCTCTATTGACGGAGATCGGGTGCAGTTGGAGAGATCAGCCCTGCAACTGATGGGTGGCAAGGGAAGCGCTCTCTTTGCGATGACCGCTGACAAGGTCTCTGGCCAGCTTGATGCGAAGGGTATGACGCTCTCCGGTAACGAGCCGTGGATGAGCGCAATGCCACTCCGGTTCGCCGGAACCGCCGATTTGACCCTGTCGCTCAGTGGGCTTCCCGGGGCGCCGACAGCTGCCTTGAGGCTCGCATCTCAGGCGCTCAAGTTGAGCCATCCGATCTATGCGGGAGAAGATGGGAGGGCACTGTTGCTTAGCGACGCCAGTGCGAATCTTGATTGCAGCAAGAGCAGGCTTGTCTGGCAGGTGCGTGCTAAGGCGCCGGCCGAGGGCACTCTGGCCGGTAGCGGCAGCAGCGCACTGCTGTTCACTCTGAGGCCCTGGCAGTTCACCTTTCCCGAGGGGGAGGCTGGTTCCGGAGCACTCTCTCTCAGGCTTGAGCGCCTTTCGCATATCCAGCCGCTTGTGCCGCGCATTGATCCGATTGAGGGGCGCAGCGACATTGATCTGAAGTGGAGCACGCCGTTTGGTGTAAGCTCGCTTCGTGGCGGCGGATCGATCACCCTTGATGCGATCGGTGTGCCTGAATTCGGCCTTGAGATGCAGGGAGGGGTTAAGGCGAGCATTGCAAAAGGAGTGCCTGTTATCGACCTGCGCCTGCAGGGGGGTGATGGTGAGATGGTTATCAAAGGCGAGGTTGATATCGAAAACCGCACCATGCCCGAGATCCGATTCAGAAGATTTCCCCTGATGCAGCTTCCGGATCAGCAGCTGGTAGTCAACGGAACGATCTCGGCATCGGAAAAACAGAAGGTCAGTCTGATCAGTGGTGACCTTGAGGTCATTCACATGCGTTTGGAAATCCCTGATCCAGTGCCGGGGGTGACCGAGGATCTGATTTGGGAGGCGGCATCGGATTCGAAAGCTGACAGGAAAAAGGCGCCGCTTTCAAAGATCGATGTCGAACTTAACCTGAGCGGTGATTCGGAGATCTATGGCCGAGGCATGAGCCTGAAGCCGAAGGGGACGCTGCATCTTGGTGGCAGCCTGTCGCAGCCGCGCCTGACCGGTGTGCTGGAGATCAGCAGCGGCAAGATCGAATTCCGCAGCGTCAAGCTCGACATCCTTGCCGGCAGCAGGGTTGTGTTTTCGGGCGATCCAAAGCGGCCAGTAATTCAGATCAGGGCGGCGCGTAAGACGGGGGATATTACGGCAGGCGTCATTGTTGAAGGGCCTGCCGACCAGATCAATACACGCCTCTATTCGGAGCCTGCGATGAGCAATGCGGAGATTTTCTCCTACATCGCCACGGGTCGTCCGCTTGCCTCGCTCGGAACAGACAGTGCCGGCGATATGATGACTGCGGCCGAATTTATTCTGGGTCCCGGCACGATGATGCAGGAGGTGCAGGGACAGGTGCAGCAGGTGACGGGGCTGGATATCTTTGAGCTGGGTGGTGATGCCTCCGGCGGCCAGATAAGGGCAGGGCGCAAGCTCTCCGATGATATTACGCTGACCGTTGAACAGATCGTTGCCAAGGAGCCGAGCACGGCGGTGACGCTTGAGTTCATGCTGACGCAAAGCGTCTCGATCTTTGCAAGGCAGGCGATGGATCTGGCGCCGAAGATGGGTCTGCGCTACAGCAAGGAGTGGTTTGGTTCAATGAAGCCTGAGCCTCAGGAGAAGCAGTAA
- a CDS encoding 50S ribosomal protein L11 methyltransferase: MQASKCLELKITASALSEEAFELLAAALNALGTAEETDADSGMTDRIAWIAIEDDEAPLRSKILEACQRQGIADEAVTLSTLEQQNWETAWQKEWQAMEIGENLCVRPSFCAAPNDGRVDIVLDPGMAFGTGTHPTTQLCLEAVERICKERPPATLLDMGAGSGILAIAALKLGAGSALTVDMEEESVEACLTNAEINGVSLTSLLDDTPPEAKFDLVVANILAGPLVWMARELAPCVGQRLVLSGLLTTQVDDVAEAYIREGLLEVRRDARGEWASVEFIPA; the protein is encoded by the coding sequence ATGCAAGCATCAAAATGCCTTGAACTGAAAATAACGGCCAGCGCGCTCTCAGAAGAGGCATTTGAACTGCTCGCTGCAGCACTCAATGCCCTCGGCACGGCTGAAGAGACCGATGCCGATTCCGGCATGACCGATCGCATCGCATGGATCGCCATCGAAGATGATGAGGCCCCACTCAGGAGCAAGATATTAGAGGCATGCCAGAGGCAGGGCATTGCCGATGAAGCAGTAACACTCTCGACACTGGAACAGCAGAACTGGGAGACCGCCTGGCAGAAGGAGTGGCAGGCGATGGAGATCGGCGAAAACCTGTGTGTACGCCCCTCATTCTGTGCGGCTCCGAATGATGGCCGCGTCGACATTGTTCTCGACCCCGGCATGGCCTTCGGCACCGGCACCCACCCGACCACACAACTCTGCCTTGAGGCGGTTGAGCGCATCTGCAAAGAGAGGCCGCCGGCAACCCTGCTCGATATGGGCGCAGGCTCAGGCATTCTTGCCATTGCCGCCCTGAAGCTTGGCGCGGGATCGGCTCTGACTGTTGATATGGAAGAGGAGTCGGTCGAAGCGTGCCTTACCAATGCCGAAATCAATGGTGTCTCGCTGACCTCCCTGCTCGACGATACGCCGCCCGAGGCGAAGTTCGACCTCGTGGTTGCGAATATTCTGGCTGGCCCACTGGTCTGGATGGCCAGAGAGCTCGCCCCATGCGTCGGCCAGCGGCTGGTGCTTTCGGGCCTGCTGACCACGCAGGTGGATGATGTCGCCGAGGCCTATATCAGAGAAGGACTGCTGGAAGTTCGCCGTGATGCCCGGGGCGAGTGGGCATCCGTGGAGTTCATCCCCGCATAA
- a CDS encoding DUF924 family protein, translated as MSSAGAIDVLQFWFAELEPRQWWVKDEALDRGIEARFGELHRDAAAAKLYDWRETAVGRLAEIIVLDQFSRNIHRDTPNAFAFDGMALVLAQESVRIGADQEVDIPERNFFYMPYMHSESMAIHMQAVKLFDQPGLEFNLEFEIKHKMIIDRFGRYPHRNAILGRESTPEEIEFLTQPGSSF; from the coding sequence ATGAGTAGTGCAGGTGCGATTGATGTTCTCCAGTTCTGGTTTGCGGAGTTAGAGCCGCGCCAGTGGTGGGTGAAAGACGAGGCGCTTGACCGGGGAATCGAAGCGCGTTTCGGCGAACTGCACCGTGATGCCGCCGCCGCCAAGCTCTACGACTGGCGCGAAACCGCAGTGGGTCGATTGGCCGAGATCATTGTGCTCGATCAGTTCTCAAGGAACATCCATCGCGACACCCCGAATGCTTTTGCCTTTGACGGGATGGCGCTTGTTCTGGCACAGGAGTCGGTACGTATCGGCGCCGACCAGGAGGTGGATATCCCGGAGCGCAACTTCTTCTACATGCCCTATATGCACAGCGAATCAATGGCGATTCATATGCAGGCAGTGAAGCTCTTTGATCAGCCGGGCCTTGAGTTCAACCTTGAGTTTGAGATCAAACACAAGATGATCATCGACCGCTTCGGTCGTTATCCTCACCGCAACGCCATTCTCGGCCGCGAATCCACCCCCGAAGAGATCGAATTCCTCACCCAGCCCGGTTCATCCTTCTAG
- the pyrR gene encoding bifunctional pyr operon transcriptional regulator/uracil phosphoribosyltransferase PyrR codes for MSSPILFDNRAVEAALDMMSSAISGDEVYLVGIHSGGAEVADAIQGRLESRGVSVERGNLDISFYRDDLDTIAPHPLVRRSELPFDVAGKEIWLVDDVLYSGRTIRAAMDEIFDYGRPAAIRLAVLVDRGGRQLPIAAESVGLSIEAPADCTIELVTDAAWIIEQRQVKP; via the coding sequence ATGAGTTCCCCGATTCTGTTTGATAACCGGGCGGTCGAAGCCGCTCTGGATATGATGAGTAGCGCAATCTCAGGCGATGAAGTCTATCTGGTAGGTATCCATAGCGGCGGTGCCGAAGTGGCCGATGCGATTCAGGGCCGCCTTGAATCGCGCGGTGTAAGTGTTGAACGCGGCAATCTCGATATCAGCTTCTACCGTGACGATCTCGACACCATCGCTCCACATCCGCTGGTACGCCGCAGCGAACTTCCGTTCGATGTTGCCGGCAAGGAGATATGGCTGGTCGACGATGTCCTCTACTCCGGTCGCACCATCCGTGCCGCCATGGACGAGATTTTCGATTACGGCCGGCCGGCAGCGATTCGCCTGGCCGTGCTGGTGGATCGCGGCGGCAGGCAGCTGCCGATTGCCGCCGAAAGTGTGGGGCTGAGCATCGAGGCGCCCGCAGACTGCACCATAGAACTGGTGACGGATGCTGCGTGGATTATTGAGCAGAGGCAGGTGAAACCATGA
- a CDS encoding dihydroorotase — translation MSSTLLIKNGHIIDPANGIDEVANLWVKDGKVAVIGAYDGQADEEIDADGKIVCPGLIDMHVHLREPGQEWKEDIESGSRAAVAGGVTSICCMPNTGPHIDHAGIARQIIERARQVNLCNVHPIGAVTKNLDGKELTEMRELTRAGCVAFSDDGMPIWHAGVMRKALEYASSFGFMVIQHAEEKELTAGGAINEGWISTQLGVSGMPAAGEDSMIARDIMLARLSDARYHVAHISTKGGVALIRQAQKEGLKVSTEAAPHHFALTEEEVLGYNSDAKMSPPLRTEADRQAVIEGLRDGTIAVIATDHAPHHEDDKRCGLSCAAFGIVGLETMLPVSLDLVRGGVLTMSEMIAKMTCNPARLLNLDAGTLSVGAEADITIFDADAKWTVDREKMVSKGKNTPWHGKEMTGRVTHTVKAGRLVFAEGEVRG, via the coding sequence ATGAGCAGCACACTGTTGATAAAGAACGGACATATCATCGATCCGGCCAACGGCATTGATGAGGTCGCCAATCTCTGGGTCAAAGATGGCAAAGTGGCCGTCATCGGCGCTTACGACGGCCAGGCAGATGAAGAGATCGATGCCGACGGGAAGATCGTCTGTCCCGGCCTGATCGATATGCATGTGCATCTGCGCGAACCGGGGCAGGAGTGGAAAGAGGATATCGAGTCCGGCTCCCGTGCGGCGGTGGCCGGCGGCGTGACTTCAATCTGCTGCATGCCCAATACCGGTCCGCACATTGATCATGCCGGCATTGCCCGCCAGATCATCGAGCGCGCCAGACAGGTCAACCTCTGTAACGTGCATCCGATCGGTGCGGTGACCAAAAACCTCGACGGCAAGGAGCTGACCGAGATGCGTGAGCTTACCCGCGCAGGCTGTGTCGCGTTCTCAGATGATGGCATGCCGATCTGGCATGCGGGTGTGATGCGCAAGGCGCTCGAATATGCTTCAAGCTTCGGGTTCATGGTGATCCAGCACGCCGAAGAGAAAGAGCTGACGGCGGGGGGCGCAATCAACGAGGGGTGGATCTCCACCCAGCTGGGTGTCTCTGGTATGCCGGCTGCAGGCGAGGATTCAATGATCGCCCGCGACATCATGCTTGCGCGCCTATCCGACGCCCGCTATCACGTTGCCCATATCTCCACCAAGGGCGGCGTAGCGCTGATCCGGCAGGCGCAGAAAGAGGGGCTGAAGGTCTCCACCGAGGCGGCGCCGCACCACTTCGCACTCACCGAGGAGGAGGTGCTGGGATACAACTCCGATGCCAAGATGAGCCCGCCGCTGCGCACCGAAGCAGATCGTCAGGCGGTGATCGAGGGGTTGCGCGACGGTACCATCGCGGTGATCGCCACCGACCATGCCCCGCACCATGAGGATGACAAACGCTGTGGTCTCTCCTGTGCCGCATTCGGTATTGTCGGACTCGAGACGATGCTGCCGGTATCACTTGACCTGGTACGTGGCGGTGTACTTACGATGAGTGAGATGATTGCCAAGATGACCTGCAATCCGGCCCGTCTGCTGAACCTCGATGCCGGCACCCTTTCGGTGGGGGCAGAAGCCGACATCACCATCTTTGATGCCGACGCGAAGTGGACCGTGGATCGCGAGAAGATGGTCTCCAAGGGCAAGAATACACCGTGGCACGGCAAAGAGATGACTGGTCGCGTCACCCATACAGTGAAAGCGGGACGGCTTGTGTTCGCGGAAGGGGAAGTACGTGGCTAA
- a CDS encoding aspartate carbamoyltransferase catalytic subunit, translated as MNALKHLFGIAELDREQIEYLVNLGDSFIDINRRPLKKAPTLRGKTVINLFFENSTRTRTSFELAGKRLSADVINISASTSATKKGESLLDTGMTLAAMQPHVLVIRHSLAGTCQFLADYLPNTALVNAGDGAHEHPTQILTDLLTLKQVWGSPAGKVITIVGDIAHSRVARSHLLAARKLGYTMRVVAPKTLLPAQIERYGCEVYHDFDAALPGSDAVYMLRVQTERLTDNCAFPSVREYHEAYGLNARRLKAAGSDCIVMHPGPMNRGVEIATDVADSVKSHVLQQVEHGVAVRMAVLTALCGGQTEEKKGPASSKKQLADEAMQAQRTLL; from the coding sequence ATGAACGCGCTGAAACATCTCTTCGGCATTGCCGAGCTTGACCGGGAGCAGATTGAATATCTGGTCAACCTCGGCGACTCTTTTATCGATATCAACCGGCGACCGCTGAAAAAAGCCCCGACGCTGCGCGGCAAAACGGTGATCAACCTCTTCTTCGAGAATTCGACACGTACACGTACCAGTTTTGAGTTGGCCGGCAAACGGCTCTCGGCTGATGTGATCAATATCTCCGCCTCGACCAGCGCCACCAAGAAGGGGGAGAGCCTGCTCGATACAGGTATGACCCTGGCAGCCATGCAGCCGCATGTGCTGGTGATTCGCCACTCGCTGGCAGGCACCTGTCAGTTTCTTGCCGACTACCTGCCGAACACTGCCCTGGTGAATGCCGGCGACGGGGCGCATGAGCATCCGACACAGATTCTCACCGACCTGCTGACGCTGAAACAGGTGTGGGGTTCACCCGCCGGCAAGGTGATCACCATCGTCGGCGATATCGCGCACTCGCGCGTTGCCCGTTCACACCTTCTGGCTGCCAGAAAGCTCGGCTACACCATGCGGGTGGTGGCGCCGAAGACGCTGCTGCCTGCCCAGATCGAGCGCTACGGATGCGAGGTCTACCACGATTTCGATGCGGCACTGCCGGGTAGTGATGCGGTCTACATGCTGCGTGTGCAGACTGAGCGGCTGACCGATAACTGTGCATTTCCGTCAGTGCGCGAGTATCACGAGGCTTACGGACTGAACGCCAGACGCCTGAAGGCTGCAGGTTCCGACTGCATTGTCATGCATCCCGGGCCGATGAACCGAGGCGTGGAGATCGCTACCGACGTGGCCGATTCGGTGAAGAGCCATGTGCTGCAGCAGGTTGAGCACGGGGTGGCCGTGCGCATGGCTGTGCTGACAGCACTGTGCGGCGGGCAGACAGAGGAGAAGAAGGGCCCGGCAAGCAGTAAAAAACAGCTGGCGGATGAAGCGATGCAGGCACAGAGGACACTGTTATGA
- the ruvX gene encoding Holliday junction resolvase RuvX: MKAASCSTTDSVTLGPAAEPSFSNSLPEHFTLPLISLDIGMKRIGVAVCDRLGISCRGVTFLHRNDQAWPKQLAKLIREYGSQGVVAGLPRNMDGTEGVQAEDARRAVAQLKQSVDLPVIFQDERLSTWTAKERLYAQGLNEKKVREKIDQTAAAVILEDFLSAHPELKP, translated from the coding sequence ATGAAAGCCGCATCCTGCTCAACCACTGATTCCGTGACGCTCGGTCCTGCAGCAGAGCCCTCCTTTTCAAATTCACTGCCTGAACATTTTACCCTGCCGCTGATTTCACTCGATATCGGCATGAAGCGTATCGGCGTGGCTGTTTGCGACCGGCTCGGTATCTCCTGCCGCGGGGTCACCTTCCTGCATCGCAATGATCAGGCCTGGCCGAAACAGCTCGCAAAACTGATTCGTGAATACGGTTCGCAGGGAGTCGTGGCGGGGCTGCCCAGGAATATGGATGGCACCGAAGGGGTTCAGGCAGAGGATGCACGCAGAGCGGTTGCTCAGCTGAAACAGAGTGTTGATCTGCCGGTCATCTTTCAGGATGAGCGCCTTTCCACGTGGACAGCCAAAGAGCGTCTCTATGCACAGGGATTGAACGAGAAAAAGGTGCGGGAGAAGATCGACCAGACGGCTGCGGCCGTGATTCTGGAGGACTTTCTCTCGGCACATCCGGAGTTGAAACCATGA
- a CDS encoding FAD-binding oxidoreductase, which translates to MRVKENILITDPDCNDTVVHLSLEPLRGKLSTFLPGQYVRIGIPKVNEPAPGFFAIASSPDEPESFEFFVKNAGPLSAYLCGVKPGTILEVEGPMGKGFDLSPFKGNDVYLVGVGTGIAPLRSVWHNIIRHRDDYGKVVIYAGFLTEMHQLLTEELAELARHDIEVSITLEIGHESWDGPIGYVQHALMADAPDGTHAVACLAGMSAMVDACTETLQNLGFNESRILLNH; encoded by the coding sequence ATGCGCGTGAAAGAAAATATCCTCATCACCGATCCTGACTGCAATGATACCGTTGTTCACCTGTCGCTTGAGCCGCTGCGCGGGAAGCTCTCGACTTTTCTTCCGGGCCAGTATGTGCGCATCGGAATCCCCAAGGTCAACGAGCCGGCCCCTGGTTTTTTTGCCATCGCATCGAGCCCCGACGAGCCGGAGTCCTTTGAGTTTTTTGTCAAAAATGCAGGGCCGCTGTCCGCTTATCTCTGCGGTGTAAAACCGGGCACCATCCTGGAAGTGGAGGGGCCGATGGGCAAAGGCTTCGACCTCTCCCCCTTCAAGGGTAATGATGTCTACCTTGTCGGTGTGGGTACCGGTATCGCTCCGCTTCGCAGTGTCTGGCACAATATTATCCGTCACCGTGATGATTACGGGAAGGTGGTGATCTATGCCGGCTTCCTGACGGAGATGCATCAGCTGCTGACCGAGGAGCTTGCCGAGCTTGCCCGCCACGATATCGAGGTCTCCATTACGCTGGAGATCGGTCACGAGAGCTGGGACGGGCCGATCGGCTATGTGCAGCACGCACTCATGGCCGATGCGCCGGACGGAACCCATGCGGTGGCCTGCCTTGCCGGCATGAGCGCAATGGTGGACGCATGCACGGAAACGCTGCAGAATCTCGGCTTTAATGAAAGCCGCATCCTGCTCAACCACTGA